A genomic segment from Deltaproteobacteria bacterium encodes:
- a CDS encoding PAS domain S-box protein, protein MTDRHKSREELLQELRELRRRVARLENCEQARLRSEKKLQERERFFSHILNSIQDGVSILDRELNILQVNDTIRKWYAHRTTFEGSKCYQVYHGRSEPCVICPTLITLRKGVSGREIVPKKGRKGETVGWLDLFSFPIVNGATGEVEAVVEYVRDITDRKKTEEALLESEERFRNLLEHIPGVSIQGYSTDGTVLYWNKASEQVYGYTAAEAVGKNLADLIIPPDIRPSFQEGLRIGAKATESGELMLGGEYMLLHKNGSLVPVYSIHTVVCLGNRPNTMFCIDVDLSERKQAEEALKKAYAELEQRVQERTAALLILNEKLRHEIEERKQVEEELRRRETDLGMRTRELEEVNSALRVLLRQREEDKRQVEAKFMMNSKHLLLPYIDKLKKSNLRPEQMTLASLLESYVKEIISPLTMKLSYMSSYLTPTELKLANLIRDGKTSKEIAALLNLSENTVQTHRYHLRSKLGIKQKKINLRSYLQSISK, encoded by the coding sequence ATGACTGATCGTCACAAATCCAGAGAAGAGCTGCTGCAGGAGCTGCGTGAACTTCGCCGCAGGGTGGCACGCCTCGAAAATTGTGAACAGGCGCGCCTCAGGAGCGAGAAGAAGCTTCAAGAAAGAGAGCGCTTTTTTTCCCATATCCTGAACAGTATTCAGGATGGCGTCAGCATCCTTGACAGAGAACTCAATATCCTGCAGGTGAATGACACCATAAGGAAATGGTATGCCCACCGGACAACTTTTGAGGGAAGCAAGTGCTACCAGGTTTACCATGGGCGAAGTGAACCCTGTGTGATCTGCCCCACCCTGATAACCTTGCGCAAGGGGGTAAGCGGCCGGGAAATTGTTCCCAAAAAGGGGCGCAAAGGTGAGACTGTGGGCTGGCTCGACCTGTTCAGCTTCCCAATTGTCAATGGCGCCACTGGTGAGGTTGAGGCAGTGGTGGAGTACGTCAGAGATATCACTGATCGCAAGAAAACAGAAGAAGCCCTCCTCGAAAGCGAGGAACGATTTCGCAATCTGCTCGAACACATCCCCGGGGTTTCCATACAGGGCTACAGCACGGACGGCACCGTGCTCTACTGGAACAAAGCAAGTGAACAGGTCTATGGCTATACAGCGGCAGAAGCTGTGGGCAAGAATCTGGCAGATTTGATAATTCCACCTGACATTAGACCCTCCTTCCAGGAAGGTCTCAGGATCGGAGCAAAGGCTACCGAGTCTGGCGAGCTTATGCTGGGCGGCGAATACATGCTGCTGCACAAGAATGGCTCACTGGTGCCAGTGTATTCTATCCACACTGTTGTCTGTCTCGGAAACAGGCCCAATACCATGTTCTGTATAGATGTGGACCTCTCTGAACGCAAGCAGGCTGAGGAAGCTCTCAAGAAAGCTTACGCCGAACTCGAACAGAGAGTGCAGGAACGCACTGCTGCCTTGCTGATATTGAATGAGAAACTCCGGCACGAAATCGAGGAAAGGAAGCAGGTTGAAGAAGAACTGCGACGCAGAGAAACAGATCTGGGAATGCGCACCAGAGAACTCGAAGAGGTGAACAGTGCCCTGCGGGTCTTGTTGAGGCAGCGTGAGGAGGACAAAAGGCAAGTTGAAGCAAAGTTCATGATGAACAGCAAACACCTCCTGCTGCCCTACATCGACAAACTGAAAAAAAGCAACCTCAGGCCCGAGCAGATGACCCTGGCCTCGCTCCTGGAATCCTATGTGAAAGAGATAATCTCGCCTTTAACAATGAAACTGTCCTACATGTCCTCATACCTGACTCCCACTGAGCTCAAACTTGCCAACCTGATAAGAGATGGCAAGACCAGCAAAGAAATTGCCGCTTTGCTGAATCTCTCTGAAAACACGGTACAGACTCACCGCTATCACTTGCGCAGCAAGCTGGGAATCAAGCAAAAGAAGATAAATCTGCGCTCTTATTTACAATCTATCTCAAAATAG
- a CDS encoding response regulator, with the protein MQQRNCGAHEVEVVAAKVLIVDDERAIRELFYSFFSAEGFQVILASEGLEALALAEKECPQVILLDVKMPGMSGIEVCHRLKANEKTSAIPIIIMTAYLNRTEEAMEAGAHDFISKPVNLEELAARVNSVIEQAS; encoded by the coding sequence ATGCAACAGAGAAACTGCGGCGCGCATGAGGTAGAAGTTGTGGCTGCAAAAGTACTGATCGTAGACGACGAGAGAGCAATCAGAGAGCTGTTCTACAGCTTTTTTTCTGCAGAAGGTTTCCAGGTAATTCTGGCCTCTGAGGGTTTAGAAGCGCTGGCACTGGCTGAAAAAGAGTGTCCGCAGGTTATCTTGCTGGATGTAAAAATGCCGGGCATGAGCGGCATAGAAGTGTGCCACCGCCTGAAAGCCAATGAGAAAACCAGCGCCATTCCCATCATCATCATGACCGCCTATTTGAACCGTACCGAGGAGGCCATGGAAGCCGGGGCTCATGACTTTATCAGCAAACCAGTAAATCTCGAGGAGCTGGCTGCCAGGGTAAATTCTGTAATTGAGCAGGCATCCTGA
- a CDS encoding DUF169 domain-containing protein, giving the protein MADISYRDAAEFIRNDLRLKTLPVAVKFLGDDLEFPEKTRRPYQFLGKRITICQAVTMARLYGWTVGLTKEDIICVPALLAFGLSGAEDPGGSLTSLFCEINFHQDRAQAHSEVQSMSRFANNEFQALLLAPLGKGLFDPDVVACYGNPAQIMRLTQAWTFKRGNRVKGLLGGKVECSEYLIAPLKTESPRIAIPGMGDRIFSMTQDDEMVFSIPGRDLSDLLEGLQQAGNKIGARYPVTFYQNFEPVFPKQYKELAQQLELF; this is encoded by the coding sequence ATGGCTGACATATCATACCGGGATGCAGCTGAATTTATCAGAAACGACCTGCGTCTGAAAACCCTTCCAGTTGCTGTGAAGTTTCTCGGTGATGACCTGGAATTTCCCGAAAAAACGCGCCGTCCTTACCAGTTCCTGGGAAAAAGAATTACCATCTGTCAGGCTGTAACCATGGCGCGCCTCTATGGCTGGACAGTGGGGTTGACAAAGGAAGACATCATTTGCGTGCCAGCGTTGCTTGCCTTCGGCCTGAGCGGTGCAGAGGACCCCGGTGGTTCACTGACGAGTCTGTTCTGCGAGATCAATTTTCACCAGGACAGGGCCCAGGCCCACAGCGAAGTGCAATCCATGAGCAGGTTCGCCAACAATGAATTCCAGGCGCTCCTGCTGGCTCCTCTCGGCAAAGGATTGTTTGACCCTGACGTGGTTGCCTGCTACGGCAATCCTGCCCAGATAATGCGCCTGACCCAGGCATGGACTTTCAAGAGAGGAAATCGCGTCAAGGGATTACTTGGCGGCAAGGTGGAATGCAGTGAATACCTCATAGCACCACTCAAGACAGAGTCACCTCGAATTGCCATTCCCGGCATGGGAGACCGCATTTTTTCCATGACACAGGACGATGAAATGGTTTTCTCTATTCCAGGCCGGGACCTCAGCGATCTTCTGGAGGGTCTGCAGCAGGCCGGCAACAAGATCGGCGCCAGATACCCGGTGACTTTTTATCAGAACTTCGAGCCGGTATTTCCCAAACAGTACAAAGAGCTGGCTCAACAACTGGAGCTCTTTTGA
- a CDS encoding PilZ domain-containing protein — MKKEHWDSCRSYEERRCRQLETIDRIMLIPQLLDPAELEAAKRTCDECREYLSEKRVHSRIKRLFTAVISIDQDTTVNGKVVNVSAGGALIETDSQTFVEAGDRIIVGIFVHASAFDPSAPPDVQLDCLVKRIDRQKNYLAVSFVSEIEI; from the coding sequence ATGAAAAAAGAACACTGGGACAGTTGCCGCTCATATGAAGAGAGGCGGTGCAGACAGCTGGAAACGATTGACAGGATAATGCTCATTCCACAGCTGCTCGATCCTGCCGAGTTAGAAGCAGCCAAACGCACCTGTGATGAATGTCGGGAATACCTGTCAGAAAAGAGAGTACACAGCCGTATAAAGAGGCTGTTTACGGCGGTCATTTCAATCGACCAGGATACTACTGTCAACGGTAAAGTTGTCAATGTCAGTGCGGGCGGCGCCCTCATTGAAACAGACAGCCAGACATTTGTGGAAGCTGGCGACCGGATCATTGTTGGCATATTCGTGCACGCCAGCGCCTTTGACCCCTCAGCTCCGCCCGATGTGCAACTCGACTGCCTGGTGAAACGGATCGACAGGCAGAAAAACTATCTGGCCGTCTCTTTTGTCAGCGAAATCGAAATTTGA
- a CDS encoding YbhB/YbcL family Raf kinase inhibitor-like protein gives MKIRDIPFLHRGNIILLSFVSLFVLTAAGLAKNADSKRKGGLTVAFTLTSSAFSPSGEIPLRFTCDGDDTSPPLSWSGVPEGTKSLALIVDDPDAPDPAAPRMTWVHWVLYNIPAHVQGLPEGVKSSDLPAGTREGLNDWKRTGYGGPCPPIGRHRYFHKLYALDVVLPDLGTPTKSALEKAMKGHILAKAELVGTYQRSR, from the coding sequence ATGAAAATCAGAGACATACCTTTTCTGCACCGTGGCAACATAATTTTATTGAGCTTTGTGTCGCTCTTTGTCCTGACCGCTGCAGGTCTGGCAAAGAATGCTGACAGCAAACGAAAAGGAGGTCTTACCGTGGCTTTTACACTCACATCTTCGGCATTTTCACCGAGCGGAGAGATCCCCCTTCGTTTTACCTGTGATGGTGATGACACTTCACCACCTCTGAGCTGGTCGGGTGTGCCGGAAGGCACCAAAAGTCTCGCCCTCATCGTCGACGACCCCGATGCCCCTGATCCTGCCGCACCGAGGATGACCTGGGTCCACTGGGTGCTCTACAACATTCCGGCCCATGTCCAGGGGCTGCCTGAAGGCGTCAAGAGTTCGGATTTGCCGGCCGGGACCAGGGAGGGGTTGAACGACTGGAAACGCACCGGCTACGGTGGCCCGTGTCCGCCCATAGGCAGGCATCGATACTTTCATAAACTCTACGCTCTCGACGTTGTACTCCCTGACCTCGGGACTCCCACCAAGTCAGCCCTGGAAAAGGCAATGAAGGGACATATCCTGGCAAAGGCAGAGCTCGTTGGCACTTACCAGAGAAGCCGTTGA